A genomic window from Leishmania major strain Friedlin complete genome, chromosome 16 includes:
- a CDS encoding putative diacylglycerol kinase yields the protein MNNEVKPSDHESSPAAPSVHATECQNSNTNGTEVSPSSSSSFALEYGLDENNGELFSASDVTSANPSVLDPHAGGRHGRDSLPRKAFARALRSGRERAAVVEIENAVPSVPATPVQLAQQSFQGCESGAHPPAEAAASGSPAQSPQQLIDWYARSYDSGVEATYHYVVAFINLGSGETGVGEVVLGALCDELGTKRVMTLRGEVFMNPAPLRLLIKRQAVIYHTPDRPPCQQRGTVVVCGGDGTVSFIMTQLDLVRRELEDEFQPFLTASQVQLHRENSALVTSSLCDKPVHPYFTMPALAPLPLGTGNDYSNCVGFGYAFSSSGSDYRLCTLCGCGVDAGAQVATALCDAVTAPCVSFDRWEASLVPLRVAQAAVRSESSQAAAEAAQGATPNVLSKARVAASEHAAASAGAQALHSPLWNRAARPTNVANAVCLVDWAKVHASRQCATYGVINYLGVGFDAYVVKKFDDTRRAHPTVCRTRAQNKAVYGVMGIRASFRCKKLQKIIPMVCVPRPQLSGSGVAVAATRSMGSTRDFVALQLPSTAKALVLTNVNCYSAGTHPWDPKRGKLHYRPVTLRNGKVTPTLTTISSGAAVETLPTPTPRPVAINDCAFELQAMGGVLNYTSLGIGLSTSTKLIQTDEVFVFVLCTPDDLHFPSGRCSAYTQLNLKEKYESRIESDSSVRASLNVQIDGESMPPITESTIIHVRPQPGTRVLIRCRSASVVQ from the coding sequence ATGAACAACGAGGTGAAGCCCTCTGATCACGAGTCctcgccagcggcgccgtcagtTCATGCTACGGAGTGTCAGAACAGCAATACCAACGGTACCGAGGTTTCCCCGAGCTCGAGCTCGAGTTTCGCCCTCGAGTATGGACTGGACGAGAATAACGGCGAACTCTTCTCGGCTTCCGATGTGACCTCGGCGAATCCCTCCGTCCTCGATCCCCATGCCGGTGGTCGACACGGACGTGACAGCTTACCTCGGAAAGCGTTCGCGCGGGCATTGCGGTCAGGCAGAGAGCGAGCCGCCGTCGTGGAAATCGAAAACGCTGTGCCGTCCGTGCCAGCCACGCcggtgcagctggcgcagcagtccTTTCAAGGCTGCGAGAGCGGTGCTCATCCGCCTGCAGAAGCGGCTGCTTCCGGCTCCCCAGCCCAGTCACCCCAGCAACTCATCGACTGGTACGCCCGCTCCtacgacagcggcgtcgaggcgACATACCACTACGTGGTGGCATTCATAAACCTCGGCTCTGGTGAGACGGGCGTGGGGGAGGTGGTGCTCGGCGCCTTGTGCGACGAGCTTGGCACGAAGCGTGTCATGACCCTGCGCGGGGAGGTGTTCATGAACCCCGCCCCGCTACGTCTTCTCATCAAGCGGCAGGCCGTCATCTATCACACCCCTGACCGACCACCGTgtcagcagcgcggcaccgtcgttgtgtgcggcggcgatggcaccGTGTCATTTATCATGACGCAACTCGATCTCGTGCGCCGCGAGCTAGAGGACGAGTTTCAGCCCTTCCTCACCGCATCtcaggtgcagctgcaccgtgaAAACTCTGCTCTCGTCACGTCCAGCTTGTGCGATAAGCCGGTGCATCCGTACTTCACGATGccggccctcgcaccgcTCCCACTGGGCACTGGAAACGACTACAGCAACTGTGTGGGCTTCGGCTATGCCTTTTCATCCAGTGGGAGCGACTACAGACTTTGCACCCTTTGCGGGtgcggcgtcgacgccggcgcgcagGTGGCCACGGCCTTGTGTGATGCCGTGACAGCCCCGTGCGTGAGCTTCGACCGGTGGGAGGCATCGCTGGTGCCACTGCGAGTGGCGCAAGCAGCGGTGCGGTCCGAGTCATCGCAAGCGGCGGCTGAGGCGGCACAGGGGGCAACGCCGAACGTGCTCTCCAAGGCCAGGGTCGCGGCCTCGGAgcatgccgccgcctccgcaggcGCCCAGGCCCTTCACTCGCCGCTGTGGAACCGCGCCGCTCGGCCCACCAACGTGGCAAACGCGGTGTGCCTTGTCGACTGGGCCAAAGTGCACGCGAGCCGGCAGTGCGCCACGTACGGAGTCATCAACTACCTGGGCGTGGGCTTCGACGCCTACGTGGTGAAGAAATTCGATGACACCCGCCGTGCACACCCGACGGTGTGCCGCACCCGCGCGCAGAACAAAGCCGTGTACGGGGTGATGGGGATCAGGGCCTCGTTCAGGTGCAAAAAGCTACAAAAGATCATACCAATGGTCTGCGTGCCGCGTCCGCAGCTGAGCGGGTctggcgtcgctgtcgctgcaaCGAGAAGTATGGGTAGCACACGCGACtttgtggcgctgcagctgccctCCACAGCGAAGGCGTTGGTGCTGACGAACGTGAATTGCTACTCCGCCGGTACTCACCCGTGGGATCCGAAGCGCGGCAAGCTGCACTACCGTCCGGTCACGCTCCGCAACGGAAAGGTCACGCCAACACTCACGACCATCTctagcggcgctgccgtagAAACGCTTCCGACACCGACCCCTCGGCCGGTGGCCATCAACGACTGTGCCTTCGAGCTGCAGGCGATGGGCGGAGTGCTGAACTACACCTCTCTGGGCATCGGGCTCAGCACCTCCACGAAGCTTATTCAGACCGACGAGGTATTCGTCTTTGTTCTCTGCACGCCTGACGATTTGCACTTTCCGAGTGGGCGGTGCTCCGCCTACACGCAGCTGAACCTGAAAGAGAAGTACGAGTCCCGCATCGAGTCCgacagcagcgtgcgcgcaagcTTGAACGTGCAGATCGACGGCGAGTCAATGCCGCCTATCACCGAGTCGACGATCATCCACGTACGCCCGCAGCCAGGGACGCGGGTGCTtatccgctgccgcagcgccagcgtcgtTCAGTGA